The Bryobacteraceae bacterium genome includes a window with the following:
- a CDS encoding glycosyl transferase, translating to MADFLQSGSITTIHALKPDHWQRLDADLLRWGRRKPLGLVLPALYSEFENPAIYQILAELEKVNWIERIVLVLSQADEEQYDHVCRLFSRFGQRATVLWRESEPVQAMLAEVNEAGFPADMPGKGRACWMGVGYLLSRGDVEVIAFQDCDIKTYHRQMLARLVAPLMAPGLEFEFSKAYYARFSHKLNGRLTRLMVGPLLAALKRCGVASRFLDYLGWFRYPLSGEIAMTGRLARTMHVAPDWGLEVSTLAEVYRQVPAARVCQVDVADCYDHKHQVVSAADPSRGLHRMAREVAQAIFRGAAADGCVLPQELLTVTLPLAYRAEALDAVVRYHADAMLNGLDYDLRAETGSVEVFARGVEEAAAEFLSQPAGRPPLPSWLEVEAALPAVFEHFDAVARMDEEWTQQQATA from the coding sequence ATGGCCGACTTTCTGCAATCCGGATCCATCACCACCATCCATGCATTGAAGCCGGACCACTGGCAGCGGCTCGACGCCGATCTGCTCCGCTGGGGGCGCCGCAAGCCCCTCGGGCTCGTTCTGCCCGCCCTCTACTCCGAATTCGAAAACCCGGCCATCTACCAGATCCTTGCCGAACTCGAGAAGGTCAACTGGATCGAGCGCATCGTGCTGGTTCTCTCGCAGGCGGACGAGGAACAATATGATCATGTTTGCCGCCTCTTCTCCCGGTTTGGCCAGCGCGCCACCGTCCTCTGGCGGGAAAGCGAGCCGGTGCAGGCGATGCTCGCCGAAGTCAACGAGGCAGGTTTCCCGGCAGACATGCCCGGCAAGGGGCGCGCCTGCTGGATGGGCGTCGGCTATCTCCTCTCGCGCGGCGATGTGGAAGTCATCGCCTTCCAGGACTGCGACATCAAGACCTACCACCGGCAGATGCTGGCCCGCCTCGTGGCCCCGCTGATGGCCCCCGGACTCGAATTCGAATTCTCGAAAGCCTACTACGCCCGCTTCAGCCACAAGCTGAACGGAAGGCTCACGCGGCTGATGGTCGGCCCGCTCCTGGCGGCGTTGAAGCGGTGCGGCGTGGCCAGCCGGTTCCTGGACTACCTCGGCTGGTTCCGCTACCCGCTTTCGGGGGAAATCGCGATGACCGGGCGTCTGGCGCGCACCATGCATGTCGCGCCCGATTGGGGCCTGGAAGTCTCCACTCTGGCCGAGGTCTACCGCCAGGTGCCCGCCGCCCGCGTCTGCCAGGTGGACGTCGCCGACTGTTACGACCACAAGCACCAGGTCGTCTCCGCCGCCGATCCCTCCCGCGGGCTTCACCGCATGGCGCGCGAGGTCGCCCAGGCGATCTTCCGCGGCGCCGCCGCCGACGGCTGCGTGCTGCCGCAGGAACTCCTGACCGTCACGCTTCCGCTCGCCTACCGCGCCGAGGCCCTCGACGCCGTGGTCCGCTACCACGCCGATGCGATGCTCAACGGCCTCGACTACGACCTGCGCGCCGAGACCGGCTCCGTTGAAGTGTTCGCCCGCGGCGTGGAAGAGGCGGCCGCCGAGTTCCTCTCGCAGCCTGCCGGCAGGCCGCCGCTGCCCAGCTGGCTCGAGGTCGAAGCCGCTCTGCCCGCGGTCTTCGAGCACTTCGACGCCGTGGCGAGGATGGACGAGGAGTGGACTCAGCAGCAGGCCACGGCCTGA
- a CDS encoding mannosyl-3-phosphoglycerate phosphatase, with the protein MLAVFTDLDNCLLDHDTYEHAPAQPALARLRALGATVVCTTSKTRAEVEHWLRVIGLSHPSIVENGGAVVLEDGAVEILGRPRGAITPLLREAAAEAEARIRCFAEMDAEEIARRCNMGLERARLAAARECSEPFVLETPDREAGLREALERRGLRLTRGGRFHHALAHEGKHGAVRWLIERWRRGGAELVTIGIGDAPNDEGFLALVDHPIRLVSGDSGPAAWNRRVQAVLDALGL; encoded by the coding sequence ATGCTGGCCGTGTTCACCGACCTGGACAATTGCCTTCTGGATCACGACACCTACGAGCATGCGCCGGCGCAGCCTGCGCTGGCCCGGCTGCGCGCGCTGGGGGCCACGGTGGTGTGCACGACCAGCAAGACGCGGGCGGAAGTGGAGCACTGGCTGCGCGTGATCGGACTCTCTCATCCCAGTATCGTGGAAAACGGCGGGGCGGTCGTTCTGGAAGACGGCGCCGTGGAGATCCTCGGGCGGCCGCGCGGCGCCATCACGCCGCTGCTGCGCGAGGCGGCGGCAGAGGCGGAGGCGCGCATCCGCTGCTTCGCCGAGATGGACGCGGAAGAGATCGCGCGGCGCTGCAACATGGGGCTGGAGCGGGCGCGGCTGGCGGCGGCGCGGGAGTGCAGCGAGCCGTTCGTGCTGGAGACTCCGGACCGCGAGGCGGGGCTGCGGGAGGCGCTGGAGCGGCGCGGGCTGCGGCTGACGCGCGGGGGGCGCTTCCATCACGCGCTGGCTCACGAGGGCAAGCACGGGGCCGTGCGGTGGCTGATCGAACGGTGGCGGCGAGGCGGGGCGGAACTGGTGACCATCGGCATCGGGGACGCGCCCAATGACGAGGGCTTTCTGGCCCTGGTGGATCATCCCATCCGGCTGGTTTCCGGAGACTCGGGTCCGGCCGCGTGGAACCGGCGCGTGCAGGCCGTGCTCGATGCGCTGGGCCTGTAA
- a CDS encoding DNA-binding response regulator (possible pseudo, frameshifted) — MTRVLLADDHGVVRKGLRFILEQEPDFEVAGEAADGREAVRLARELSPDVIVMDIAMPQLNGIDATAQIVTHNPRINVLILSMHNDETYLLRALEAGARGFLLKDTAEEDLVRAVRVAAQGKPFFSPAIAQALLEDYMRNLQQRNQQDSYSLLTDREKEVLQLLAEGRSNKEVAQLLNLSVYTVETHRTRIMQKLDLHNTAELVLYAVRKKIIPGL; from the coding sequence ATGACCAGAGTGCTTCTGGCGGACGACCACGGCGTGGTCCGCAAGGGACTGCGCTTCATTCTCGAACAGGAGCCCGATTTCGAGGTCGCCGGCGAAGCCGCCGACGGCCGCGAAGCCGTGCGCCTCGCCCGCGAACTCTCGCCCGATGTCATCGTCATGGACATCGCCATGCCGCAACTGAACGGCATCGACGCCACCGCCCAGATCGTCACGCACAACCCCCGCATCAACGTCCTCATCCTCTCCATGCACAACGACGAGACTTACCTCCTGCGCGCCCTCGAAGCCGGCGCCCGCGGGTTTCTGCTGAAAGATACCGCCGAGGAAGACCTCGTCCGCGCCGTCCGCGTGGCCGCCCAGGGCAAGCCCTTCTTCAGCCCCGCCATCGCCCAGGCGCTGCTCGAGGACTACATGCGCAACCTCCAGCAGCGCAACCAGCAGGACAGCTACAGCCTCCTCACCGACCGGGAAAAAGAAGTGCTTCAACTGCTCGCCGAAGGCCGTTCCAACAAGGAAGTCGCCCAGCTGCTCAACCTCAGCGTCTACACCGTCGAAACCCACCGCACCCGCATCATGCAGAAACTCGACCTGCACAACACCGCCGAACTCGTCCTCTACGCCGTGCGCAAGAAAATCATCCCGGGCCTCTGA
- a CDS encoding ATPase: protein MYNAFFGFRENPFNLSPDPSFLYRSPQHEEALANLIYGVHGRKGFIVLTGEVGTGKTTLLECLREDLDAHGIEFAYLFNSRITPQQFFEMIAYDLDLRCDRKSKTEVLFSLNQLLIEEAGAGRTTVLIVDEAHNLEWDVLEEIRLLTNLETPKLGKLLQIILAGQPELDRKLEAPELRQLKQRVVLRCRLSPLTEQETTEYIQTRLMRAGLAEPKVFPPEVLREIHVRSQGIPRVINSLCDNLLLTAFALETKVTSIEMLDEVCMDLRLSWPGMPRQLRAQLAQPQGASWAPPTES, encoded by the coding sequence ATGTATAACGCTTTTTTCGGATTTCGCGAGAATCCGTTCAATCTGAGCCCGGATCCGTCCTTTCTTTACCGCAGTCCGCAGCACGAGGAAGCGCTGGCAAACCTGATCTACGGCGTTCACGGGCGGAAGGGGTTCATCGTGCTGACGGGCGAGGTGGGGACCGGCAAGACGACGCTGCTGGAATGCCTGCGCGAAGACCTGGACGCGCACGGGATCGAGTTCGCCTACCTGTTCAATTCGCGCATCACGCCGCAGCAGTTTTTCGAAATGATCGCCTATGATCTGGATCTCCGCTGCGACCGGAAGTCGAAAACCGAGGTTCTTTTTTCCCTGAATCAGCTGCTGATCGAGGAAGCCGGCGCCGGGCGCACGACGGTGCTGATCGTGGACGAGGCGCACAATCTCGAATGGGACGTGCTGGAGGAAATCCGGCTGCTGACGAACCTGGAAACGCCGAAGCTCGGCAAGCTGCTCCAGATCATTCTTGCCGGACAGCCGGAGCTGGACCGGAAACTGGAGGCTCCCGAGCTGCGGCAGCTGAAGCAGCGCGTGGTTCTGCGATGCCGGCTGTCGCCGCTGACCGAGCAGGAAACGACGGAGTACATCCAGACCCGGCTGATGCGCGCGGGGCTGGCGGAGCCGAAGGTGTTTCCGCCGGAAGTGCTGCGTGAAATCCACGTCCGCAGCCAGGGAATTCCGCGAGTCATCAATTCGCTCTGCGACAATCTGCTGCTGACGGCGTTCGCCCTGGAGACAAAGGTGACGAGCATCGAAATGCTCGATGAAGTGTGCATGGACCTGCGGCTGTCCTGGCCCGGCATGCCGCGGCAGCTGCGGGCGCAGCTGGCCCAGCCGCAGGGGGCCTCCTGGGCGCCGCCCACGGAGTCCTGA
- a CDS encoding CRISPR-associated protein Csm3, protein MSSHTASTKLGLIGKLLFEGEMTCETGLHIGAGKGSLDLGGADNPVVKDAFGRPYVPGSSLRGRLRSLLEQAAGLVGPEDLVYLSRRRGQEVRIHQSDDPGDEICLLFGRNPGRMERVSGEALEPSAATPARLTVYDAPLELDSITPQMRENLDDELTEVKSENAIDRVTAQSNARTLERVPAGARFRVRMVLDILCPEDRELVAKLLEGLRLLEDDALGGGGSRGSGRVRFGRWKVCWRSRGYYAGAAGEEVLVEDAATTADLQAASREFVEKLV, encoded by the coding sequence ATGAGTTCACACACCGCATCCACGAAGCTGGGCCTGATCGGCAAGCTGCTTTTTGAAGGGGAGATGACCTGCGAGACGGGACTCCACATCGGAGCGGGCAAGGGCTCGCTGGACCTGGGCGGCGCGGACAATCCGGTGGTGAAAGACGCCTTCGGCCGGCCGTACGTGCCCGGCAGCTCGCTGCGCGGGCGGCTGCGGAGCCTGCTGGAGCAGGCGGCTGGGCTGGTGGGGCCGGAGGATCTGGTGTATCTGTCGCGGCGGCGCGGGCAGGAAGTGCGGATCCACCAGAGCGACGATCCGGGCGACGAGATCTGCCTGCTGTTCGGGCGCAATCCCGGGCGGATGGAACGGGTGTCGGGCGAAGCGCTGGAGCCGTCGGCGGCGACGCCGGCGCGGCTGACCGTGTACGACGCGCCGCTCGAGCTCGACTCGATCACGCCGCAGATGCGCGAGAACCTGGACGATGAGTTGACCGAAGTGAAGAGCGAGAACGCGATCGACCGGGTGACGGCGCAATCGAACGCGCGGACGCTGGAGCGGGTTCCGGCGGGCGCGCGGTTCCGGGTGCGGATGGTGCTGGACATCCTGTGTCCGGAGGACCGGGAGCTGGTGGCGAAGCTGCTGGAAGGGCTGAGGCTGCTGGAAGACGACGCGCTGGGCGGGGGCGGCTCGCGGGGCAGCGGGCGGGTGCGGTTCGGCCGGTGGAAGGTCTGCTGGCGGAGCCGGGGCTACTACGCGGGCGCAGCCGGCGAGGAAGTGCTGGTGGAAGACGCGGCCACGACGGCGGACCTGCAGGCGGCGAGCCGCGAATTCGTGGAGAAGCTGGTCTGA
- a CDS encoding GntR family transcriptional regulator: protein MARKTAPRASRRAAAARGAAGTTRAPSAVDLAYQAIKSDILANRLRPGDPVPIEKYVRDLRLSRTPVREATLRLEREGLIEIRARLGTFVSHLDLRHIRDMYRVRRLLEGEAAREAALRAPVEELEKLRSELASFAETGEIDTRGMSETGQRVHQLIVAHCENEELRRLIQSLQDHFTRFRSLSIQLPEKVLSSHREHLAILDRLIARDPDGACAKIHEHFDHASQFLLDSLLHGTSPARPRVTIAFP from the coding sequence ATGGCCCGCAAGACCGCCCCCCGAGCCTCCCGCCGCGCGGCTGCGGCGCGCGGCGCGGCAGGAACTACCCGCGCACCGTCCGCTGTGGATCTGGCCTATCAGGCGATCAAGTCCGACATTCTGGCGAACCGGCTGCGGCCAGGGGATCCGGTGCCGATTGAGAAATACGTGCGGGACCTGCGGCTGAGCCGGACGCCGGTGCGGGAGGCGACGCTGCGGCTGGAGCGCGAGGGCCTGATCGAGATCCGGGCGCGGCTGGGCACGTTCGTGTCGCATCTGGATCTGCGGCACATCCGCGACATGTACCGGGTGCGGCGGCTGCTGGAGGGGGAGGCGGCGCGGGAGGCTGCGCTGCGGGCGCCGGTGGAAGAGCTGGAGAAGCTGAGGAGCGAGCTGGCGTCGTTCGCCGAGACGGGCGAGATCGACACGCGGGGGATGTCGGAGACGGGGCAGCGTGTGCACCAACTGATCGTTGCACACTGCGAGAACGAAGAGCTGCGGCGGCTGATTCAGTCGCTGCAGGATCATTTCACGCGGTTCCGGAGCCTGTCGATCCAGCTGCCGGAGAAGGTGCTGTCGTCGCACCGCGAGCATCTGGCGATCCTGGACCGTCTGATCGCCCGGGATCCGGACGGCGCCTGCGCGAAGATTCACGAGCATTTCGACCACGCCTCGCAGTTCCTGCTGGACAGCCTGCTGCACGGGACGTCGCCGGCGCGGCCGCGGGTGACGATCGCGTTTCCGTAG
- a CDS encoding MFS transporter, which yields MIYLNCVRDASTARPVQGAAPPAPASAPGAARIALTPWQWKLCGFLLMATALSYLDRQALSVVAPVVAAELQLDNEKLGRLLSAFFYAYAAMHIAVGWILDRYNIRFAYGLFVALWSLSQMLAGFARGFAGLFFCRLLLGAFETAGQTGAARIIARTLPPRQRTFANGLMMSGGSIGAILAPVLMIFLANRYGWRFGFVVLGALGLVWAAAWIAWFRPPAAVLEGTANRATLTEADSLRNIVRNPRFWACVAGAAFTIPIIHISSAWVPTYFVQQWGLTVSGALSGYLFLVYAGLDIGFIGGGAAVSWLIARGWTVARARVRMMWVSAALMLAAGLVPFAPGVGFAIAAIFLLNVGRACWGALFLAFNQDIAPGRVGLVAGIMGCIGSFMGALLVWLIGWMTKMRGFDGPFWMIAALVLAGTIPVALARWEKQDREAGHSP from the coding sequence GTGATATATCTGAACTGCGTGAGAGATGCTTCCACAGCGCGCCCCGTCCAGGGCGCCGCGCCGCCGGCCCCGGCCTCCGCTCCCGGGGCCGCACGCATCGCCCTCACTCCCTGGCAGTGGAAGCTCTGCGGCTTCCTCCTGATGGCTACGGCCCTCAGCTACCTCGACCGGCAGGCTCTCAGCGTCGTCGCTCCTGTCGTCGCCGCTGAACTGCAACTGGACAACGAGAAACTCGGCCGCCTCCTGTCCGCCTTCTTCTACGCCTACGCCGCCATGCACATCGCCGTCGGCTGGATCCTCGACCGCTACAACATCCGCTTCGCCTACGGCCTCTTCGTCGCCCTCTGGTCCCTCTCCCAGATGCTGGCCGGCTTCGCCCGCGGATTCGCCGGTCTCTTCTTTTGCCGTCTCCTGCTCGGGGCCTTCGAAACGGCCGGTCAGACCGGCGCGGCGCGCATCATCGCCCGCACGCTGCCGCCGCGTCAGCGCACCTTCGCCAACGGCCTCATGATGAGCGGCGGCAGCATCGGCGCCATCCTCGCGCCCGTCCTGATGATCTTCCTCGCCAACCGCTACGGCTGGCGCTTCGGCTTCGTCGTCCTCGGCGCTCTGGGCCTCGTCTGGGCCGCCGCCTGGATCGCCTGGTTCCGCCCGCCCGCCGCCGTGCTCGAGGGCACCGCCAACCGCGCCACCCTGACGGAAGCCGACAGCCTCCGCAACATTGTCCGCAACCCGCGGTTCTGGGCCTGCGTGGCCGGCGCGGCCTTCACCATCCCCATCATCCACATCAGCTCGGCCTGGGTGCCCACCTACTTCGTCCAGCAATGGGGCCTCACCGTCAGCGGCGCGCTCAGCGGCTACCTGTTCCTTGTCTATGCCGGGCTTGACATCGGATTCATCGGCGGCGGAGCGGCCGTCTCCTGGCTCATCGCCCGCGGCTGGACCGTGGCCCGGGCGCGCGTCCGCATGATGTGGGTCTCCGCCGCGCTCATGCTCGCGGCCGGGCTCGTCCCCTTCGCGCCCGGCGTCGGCTTTGCGATCGCCGCCATCTTCCTGCTGAACGTCGGCCGCGCCTGCTGGGGGGCTCTTTTCCTCGCTTTCAATCAGGACATCGCCCCAGGACGCGTGGGCCTCGTGGCCGGCATCATGGGCTGCATCGGGTCGTTCATGGGAGCTTTGCTCGTTTGGCTCATCGGATGGATGACGAAAATGCGGGGCTTTGACGGGCCGTTCTGGATGATCGCCGCGCTTGTGCTGGCCGGCACGATTCCAGTCGCGCTGGCCCGCTGGGAAAAACAGGATCGGGAGGCTGGACATTCACCATGA
- a CDS encoding isocitrate dehydrogenase: MKYRVALAAGDGIGPELVEATRLVFDAVGAPVEWVETPVGKAAAALCGEELPWSSLQRMRELGVVLKGPLIAERLSGGVAVRAPDGVRLHPSVNNGLRRELGLYCNLRPVRGFAPVSGLYSSMDLVIVREVTEDVYSGIERSVGDDCGEAVKRITRQASLRIARFALEYAARTGRRRVTAIHKANVLHKTDGLFLQCVREMAAHFPHILCDDSMVDAACYRMVKDPAAFDVMVLPNQYGDILSDLAAGLAGSLGLAPGANFGDTVAMFEAAHGAAPDIAGKGIANPVSLILSGALLLDHLGEREAAGRIRLAVEHVLSEARVLTPDLGGSATTRQMTEAICLACEKVAA, translated from the coding sequence ATGAAATATCGAGTCGCGCTGGCAGCGGGAGACGGCATCGGACCCGAACTCGTCGAAGCAACCCGGCTCGTCTTCGACGCCGTGGGCGCCCCCGTCGAGTGGGTCGAAACCCCCGTGGGCAAGGCCGCGGCCGCCCTCTGCGGCGAAGAGCTGCCGTGGTCCTCTCTGCAGAGGATGCGGGAACTGGGAGTCGTGCTCAAAGGCCCGCTCATCGCCGAGCGCCTCAGCGGCGGCGTCGCCGTCCGCGCTCCTGATGGCGTGCGGCTCCACCCCAGCGTCAACAACGGCCTGCGCCGCGAACTCGGCCTGTATTGCAATCTCCGCCCCGTCCGCGGCTTTGCGCCCGTCTCCGGCCTGTATTCTTCCATGGACCTCGTCATCGTCCGCGAAGTCACCGAAGACGTCTACAGCGGCATCGAGCGAAGCGTCGGCGACGACTGCGGCGAGGCCGTCAAGCGCATCACCCGCCAGGCCAGCCTCCGCATCGCCCGCTTCGCCCTGGAATACGCCGCCCGCACCGGCCGCCGCCGCGTCACCGCCATCCACAAAGCCAACGTTCTGCACAAAACCGACGGCCTTTTCCTCCAGTGCGTCCGCGAAATGGCCGCCCATTTTCCGCACATTCTCTGCGATGACAGCATGGTCGACGCCGCCTGCTACCGCATGGTGAAGGACCCGGCCGCTTTCGACGTCATGGTGCTGCCCAACCAGTACGGCGACATTCTCTCCGACCTCGCCGCCGGCCTGGCCGGCAGCCTCGGCCTCGCGCCCGGCGCCAACTTCGGCGACACGGTCGCCATGTTCGAGGCCGCCCACGGCGCCGCGCCCGACATCGCGGGGAAGGGAATCGCCAACCCCGTCAGCCTGATCCTCTCCGGCGCCCTCCTGCTCGACCACCTCGGCGAGCGCGAGGCCGCCGGCCGCATCCGGCTCGCCGTGGAACACGTTCTCTCCGAGGCGCGTGTGCTGACGCCCGACCTCGGCGGCTCGGCCACGACCCGGCAGATGACCGAGGCCATCTGCCTCGCCTGCGAAAAGGTGGCCGCGTGA
- a CDS encoding hypothetical protein (possible pseudo, internal stop codon, frameshifted) produces MTSARLAFIHASPAAITPLANYYAAQEPGWSIVNLLDDGIMRAFRDNDQQAVESGLLSLIERAVARYRAQAALVTCSATTLSLMDRLQQASPVPAVKIDLPMAQAAVHAGQRIGVLVTFPPTVEPTRQLLEDVALRTGQHVRVTVELRSDALGALLKGDSATHDRILREAALALKQAGAEVIVLAQVSMAHLRAPLQSELRLPVFSSLETSHAALREILARQSPPGPPPSLA; encoded by the coding sequence ATGACATCCGCCCGCCTCGCATTCATCCACGCCTCCCCGGCCGCGATCACGCCGCTCGCCAATTATTACGCCGCGCAGGAACCTGGCTGGTCCATCGTCAATCTGCTCGATGACGGCATCATGCGGGCCTTTCGGGACAACGATCAGCAGGCCGTCGAGTCCGGCCTGCTGAGCCTGATCGAAAGGGCCGTCGCGCGCTACCGCGCGCAGGCGGCTCTCGTCACCTGCTCGGCCACGACGCTGAGTCTGATGGACCGCCTTCAGCAGGCCTCGCCCGTGCCGGCGGTGAAAATCGATCTGCCCATGGCCCAGGCTGCCGTCCATGCCGGCCAGCGCATCGGCGTCCTGGTGACATTCCCGCCCACGGTCGAGCCCACCCGGCAGCTTCTCGAGGATGTCGCGCTCCGGACCGGGCAGCACGTGCGCGTGACCGTGGAACTGCGCTCCGATGCCCTCGGCGCTCTGCTCAAAGGCGACAGCGCGACGCATGACCGCATTCTCCGTGAAGCCGCCTTGGCGCTGAAACAGGCTGGCGCAGAGGTCATCGTGCTGGCCCAGGTCTCCATGGCGCACCTCCGTGCGCCCCTGCAATCGGAACTCCGCCTGCCCGTCTTCTCGAGTCTCGAAACCAGCCACGCGGCGCTGCGCGAAATCCTCGCCCGCCAGTCGCCACCCGGCCCCCCGCCCAGCCTCGCCTGA
- the nqo6 gene encoding NADH-quinone oxidoreductase subunit 6, protein MDGTIRENQIQLGELPAGLFDRIDREGSYGTDSGILLTTVDSVINWGRKNSIWPMTFGLACCAIEMMAMSASRFDIARFGAEVFRGSPRQADLMIIAGRVSNKMAPVVRQLYQQMPEPKWVISMGACATSTGVFNNYALIPVNQVIPVDVYVPGCPPRPEQLIYAIMLLQKKIEKQRGVLQDVLNLG, encoded by the coding sequence ATGGACGGCACGATCCGCGAGAACCAGATTCAGCTGGGCGAGCTGCCCGCGGGGCTGTTCGACCGCATCGACCGGGAGGGCAGCTACGGAACCGACAGCGGGATCCTGCTGACGACGGTCGACAGCGTGATCAACTGGGGGCGGAAGAACTCGATCTGGCCGATGACGTTCGGGCTGGCCTGCTGCGCGATCGAGATGATGGCGATGAGCGCGTCGCGGTTCGACATTGCGCGGTTCGGGGCGGAAGTGTTCCGCGGCAGTCCCCGGCAGGCGGACCTGATGATCATCGCGGGGCGGGTGTCGAACAAGATGGCGCCGGTGGTGCGGCAGCTGTACCAGCAGATGCCGGAGCCGAAGTGGGTGATCTCGATGGGGGCGTGCGCGACGTCGACAGGGGTGTTCAACAATTACGCTCTGATTCCCGTCAACCAGGTGATTCCGGTGGACGTGTACGTGCCGGGATGCCCGCCGCGGCCGGAGCAGCTGATCTATGCGATCATGCTGCTGCAGAAGAAGATCGAGAAGCAGCGGGGCGTGCTGCAGGACGTGCTGAACCTGGGCTGA
- the murQ gene encoding N-acetylmuramic acid 6-phosphate etherase, whose product MAEPPDLSSLDTEQLNPASAGLDLLPTEQMLAVFNREDQSVALAVQRALPSIARLVDAVVEVLRNGGRLFYSGAGTSGRLGVLDASECPPTFNVPEEMVTGLIAGGDYALRHAVEGVEDSPETGAQDLLAAGFSASDFLVGIAASGRTPYVLGALDAAATLGAPTGSIACCANAEISRRARFPVEILTGPEVIAGSTRLKAGTATKMVLNMISSGAMIRLGLVYSNLMVNVQPRNAKLVDRARRIIMAVARVDRETASRALLEARNDVRTAIVIARLGISPQEAAARLAAAQGRLRDVIG is encoded by the coding sequence ATGGCGGAACCGCCCGATCTCTCCTCGCTCGACACCGAACAGCTGAACCCGGCCTCTGCCGGACTCGACCTCCTTCCCACCGAACAGATGCTCGCCGTTTTCAACCGCGAGGATCAGTCCGTCGCCCTCGCCGTCCAGCGCGCGCTCCCTTCCATCGCCCGCCTCGTCGACGCCGTCGTCGAGGTCCTCCGCAACGGCGGCCGCCTCTTCTACTCCGGCGCAGGCACCAGCGGACGCCTCGGCGTCCTCGACGCCTCCGAGTGCCCGCCCACCTTCAATGTCCCGGAAGAAATGGTCACCGGCCTCATCGCCGGCGGCGACTACGCCCTCCGCCATGCCGTGGAAGGCGTCGAGGACAGCCCCGAAACCGGAGCGCAGGATCTGCTCGCCGCGGGCTTCTCCGCCTCCGACTTCCTCGTCGGAATCGCCGCCAGCGGACGGACCCCCTACGTGCTCGGCGCCCTCGACGCCGCCGCCACGCTCGGCGCTCCCACCGGCTCCATCGCCTGCTGCGCCAACGCCGAAATCTCCCGCCGCGCCCGCTTCCCCGTCGAAATCCTCACCGGTCCCGAGGTCATCGCCGGCTCCACCCGCCTCAAGGCCGGCACCGCCACCAAAATGGTCCTCAATATGATCTCCTCCGGCGCGATGATCCGCCTCGGCCTCGTCTACTCCAACCTCATGGTCAACGTCCAGCCCCGAAACGCCAAACTCGTCGACCGCGCCCGGCGCATCATCATGGCCGTCGCCCGCGTCGACCGCGAAACCGCTTCCCGCGCCCTCCTCGAGGCCCGCAACGACGTGCGCACCGCCATCGTCATCGCCCGCCTCGGCATCAGCCCTCAGGAAGCCGCCGCCCGCCTCGCCGCCGCCCAGGGACGGCTCCGCGACGTCATCGGCTGA
- the erpA gene encoding iron-sulfur cluster insertion protein ErpA: MITLTPTAISKVKEILDMQDPKPAGLRIAVVGGGCSGFTYSMAFENNPGLLDKTYDFEGLKVFIDQASMLYLDGARVDYVETLEGSGFKFENPNVKSTCGCGSSFQA, encoded by the coding sequence ATGATCACACTCACCCCCACCGCCATCAGCAAGGTCAAGGAAATCCTCGACATGCAGGATCCCAAGCCGGCCGGCCTCCGCATCGCCGTCGTCGGCGGTGGGTGCTCCGGTTTCACCTACTCCATGGCCTTTGAAAACAACCCCGGGCTCCTCGACAAGACCTACGATTTCGAGGGCCTCAAGGTCTTCATCGATCAGGCCAGCATGCTCTATCTCGACGGCGCCCGCGTCGACTATGTCGAGACCCTCGAGGGCTCGGGCTTCAAGTTCGAAAATCCCAACGTGAAGTCCACCTGCGGCTGCGGTTCCAGCTTCCAGGCCTGA